The following proteins are encoded in a genomic region of Maylandia zebra isolate NMK-2024a linkage group LG1, Mzebra_GT3a, whole genome shotgun sequence:
- the ano5b gene encoding anoctamin-5b isoform X2, whose product MRRISGKAKDETLIELQSARAADESSGNGSLSERAPLPGNTETDKLDPSRDTVFFRDGVRRIDFVLSYVDDKDGEKKQERRRAFEANLEKRGLELETEDKSDSKDQKTYFLKIHAPRDVLATYADVLKIKVPFKKSDIPQSQDVALEWLTQPFRLPGNIMHPEPDYFTYHFDKTKTDFFLIGDKDTFFPPSTRNRIVFYILSRCAYYKEGQKDREKTGIKRLLSNGTYTAAFPLHDCRYWKKGRNAEERYNLYKHWARFLCFYKEQPLNLIKKYYGEKIGIYFAWLGFYTEMLFLAAVVGLICFIYGVLSYDDNITSKEICDPKIGGSIMMCPLCDKNCTFWRLDSTCLSSWQSHLFDNEATVFFAMFMGIWVTLFLEFWKRRQARLEYEWDLVDFEEEQQELQTRPEFEIKCTNRRLNKITQEMEPYLPLHTRCARYCLSGATVTFWISLILACITGVIAYRLAVYASFASIIGNHKGESGNHKNKTLLVGGLITPQLATSVTASCINFVIIMILNFFYEKVAIWITDMEIPKTHLEYENRLITKMFMFQFVNYYSSCFYVAFFKGKFVGYPGNYTYMFGKWKKFRNEECDPGGCLIELTTQLLIVMAGKQLWGNIQEALLPLMRNWWSSRKGRHNPENHYSRWEQDHVLQNFSQLGLFYEYLEMVIQFGFITLFVASFPLAPLLALFNNILEIRVDAWKFTTQFRRPVASKARNIGAWQEILNSVAILSVVTNAFIMAFTSDMIPRMVYLYAYSNSTSMKGYINSSLSEYRIPIRPQNMTEDNWFRHFNTTCRYRDYRHPPGHKNEYTHTMQFWHILAAKMAFIIIMEHVVFVVKFFIAWMIPDVPSDVKARIKRERYLIQEHLHNYEVERLKLQLSASFITEPQTSETSLTPDKHEVLSECL is encoded by the exons ACAGACAAACTAGACCCAAGCAGAGACACTGTGTTCTTTAGGGACGGAGTACGAAGAATAGACTTTGTGTTGTCCTACGTAGATGACAAGGACGGAGAAAAGAAACAG GAGAGAAGGAGGGCGTTTGAAGCCAACCTGGAGAAAAGAGGACTGGAACTGGAGACAGAAGACAAATCG GACTCCAAGGACCAAAAGACCTATTTCCTAAAGATCCACGCTCCAAGGGATGTACTGGCCACCTACGCTGATGTCTTGAAGATTAAAGTTCCCTTCAAGAAGAGTGACATTCCTCAAAGTCAGGATGTCGCTCTGGAGTGGCTCACGCAGCCTTTTCGACTGCCGGGCAACATCATGCACCCAGAACCGGACTATTTCACCTACCACTTCGACAAGACCAAGACTGACTTCTTCCTCATCGGGGACAAAGACACTTTCTTCCCACCATCCACAAGAAATAGAATT GTGTTCTACATCCTGTCTCGTTGTGCGTACTACAAAGAGGGGCAGAAAGATAGAGAAAAGACGGGAATCAAGCGATTACTCAGCAATGGGACCTACACGGCGGCCTTCCCCCTTCATGAT TGTCGGTACTGGAAAAAGGGCAGAAATGCAGAGGAGCGTTACAACCTGTACAAGCACTGGGCCAGGTTTCTCTGCTTTTATAAAGAGCAGCCCCTCAACCTCAtcaa GAAGTACTACGGAGAAAAGATCGGGATCTACTTTGCCTGGTTGGGTTTCTACACAGAGATGCTCTTTTTGGCAGCTGTTGTGGGCCTTATATGTTTCATCTATGGAGTGCTCAGTTATGATGACAACATAACAAG caaaGAAATATGTGACCCTAAAATAGGAGGCAGTATCATGATGTGTCCTCTTTGCGATAAAAACTGCACTTTCTGGAGGCTCGACTCAACGTGTCTCTCATCCTGG CAATCCCATCTGTTTGATAATGAGGCAACCGTGTTCTTTGCCATGTTTATGGGGATCTGGG TAACTCTGTTTTTGGAGTTCTGGAAGCGGCGCCAGGCCCGGCTGGAGTACGAGTGGGACTTGGTGGACTTTGAAGAGGAACAGCAAGAGCTTCAAACTCGGCCTGAGTTTGAGATCAAATGCACTAACAGGAGACTCAACAAGATCACACAG GAAATGGAGCCATATCTCCCCCTCCACACCAGGTGTGCTCGCTACTGCCTCTCTGGAGCCACTGTTACATTCTGG atttctttgattctgGCCTGTATTACTGGGGTCATAGCATATAGGTTGGCTGTCTATGCATCCTTCGCAAGTATCATTGGCAACCATAAAGGAGAGTCCGGCAACCATAAAAACAAGACCCTGCTAGTCGGCGGATTGATCACCCCACAGCTGGCGACTTCTGTCACCGCTTCCTGCATCAATTTTGTCATCATCATGATCCTTAACTTCTTTTATGAGAAGGTGGCCATCTGGATCACTGATATGG AAATACCAAAAACTCACCTGGAATATGAGAACAGGTTGATTACGAAGATGTTCATGTTCCAGTTTGTCAACTACTACTCCTCCTGCTTCTATGTGGCCTTCTTCAAAGGCAAATTTGTGGGTTACCCGGGTAACTACACATACATGTTTGGCAAATGGAAGAAATTTAGGAATGAGGAG TGTGACCCCGGAGGCTGCCTGATAGAGCTGACCACACAGCTGTTGATCGTCATGGCGGGGAAACAGTTATGGGGGAACATTCAAGAAGCTCTGCTGCC GTTGATGCGTAACTGGTGGAGCAGCAGAAAGGGACGTCACAACCCCGAGAACCATTACAGTCGATGGGAGCAGGATCATGTTCTGCAGAACTTCAGCCAGCTGGGCCTGTTCTACGAGTACCTAGAGATGG TGATCCAGTTTGGCTTCATCACTCTCTTTGTGGCCTCTTTCCCCTTGGCCCCCCTTTTGGCCCTGTTCAACAACATCCTGGAAATCAGGGTGGACGCCTGGAAGTTCACCACCCAGTTTAGGCGACCAGTGGCATCCAAGGCTCGAAACATCGGAGCATGGCAGGAGATCCTAAATTCAGTGGCCATCTTGTCTGTTGTTACCAAt GCTTTCATCATGGCCTTCACCTCAGACATGATCCCCCGTATGGTGTACCTGTATGCCTACAGCAACAGTACCAGCATGAAGGGCTACATCAACAGCAGCCTGTCAGAATACAGAATACCGATACGACCACAAAATATGACTGAGGACAACTGGTTTCGTCACTTCAATACGACCTGCAG ATACCGTGACTACCGGCACCCTCCAGGCCACAAGAACGAGTACACTCACACCATGCAGTTCTGGCACATCCTGGCAGCCAAAATGGCCTTCATTATTATCATGGAA CATGTGGTCTTTGTGGTGAAGTTCTTTATTGCGTGGATGATCCCAGACGTCCCGTCAGATGTGAAGGCGCGCATCAAGCGAGAACGATACCTGATTCAAGAACACCTGCATAACTACGAGGTGGAAAGGCTCAAACTGCAGCTGAGTGCCAGCTTCATCACAGAGCCGCAAACTTCGGAAACGTCGTTGACGCCAGACAAACACGAAGTGCTTTCTGAGTGCCTGTAG
- the ano5b gene encoding anoctamin-5b isoform X1, with the protein MRRISGKAKDETLIELQSARAADVPAVLTAFRINLHPDESSGNGSLSERAPLPGNTETDKLDPSRDTVFFRDGVRRIDFVLSYVDDKDGEKKQERRRAFEANLEKRGLELETEDKSDSKDQKTYFLKIHAPRDVLATYADVLKIKVPFKKSDIPQSQDVALEWLTQPFRLPGNIMHPEPDYFTYHFDKTKTDFFLIGDKDTFFPPSTRNRIVFYILSRCAYYKEGQKDREKTGIKRLLSNGTYTAAFPLHDCRYWKKGRNAEERYNLYKHWARFLCFYKEQPLNLIKKYYGEKIGIYFAWLGFYTEMLFLAAVVGLICFIYGVLSYDDNITSKEICDPKIGGSIMMCPLCDKNCTFWRLDSTCLSSWQSHLFDNEATVFFAMFMGIWVTLFLEFWKRRQARLEYEWDLVDFEEEQQELQTRPEFEIKCTNRRLNKITQEMEPYLPLHTRCARYCLSGATVTFWISLILACITGVIAYRLAVYASFASIIGNHKGESGNHKNKTLLVGGLITPQLATSVTASCINFVIIMILNFFYEKVAIWITDMEIPKTHLEYENRLITKMFMFQFVNYYSSCFYVAFFKGKFVGYPGNYTYMFGKWKKFRNEECDPGGCLIELTTQLLIVMAGKQLWGNIQEALLPLMRNWWSSRKGRHNPENHYSRWEQDHVLQNFSQLGLFYEYLEMVIQFGFITLFVASFPLAPLLALFNNILEIRVDAWKFTTQFRRPVASKARNIGAWQEILNSVAILSVVTNAFIMAFTSDMIPRMVYLYAYSNSTSMKGYINSSLSEYRIPIRPQNMTEDNWFRHFNTTCRYRDYRHPPGHKNEYTHTMQFWHILAAKMAFIIIMEHVVFVVKFFIAWMIPDVPSDVKARIKRERYLIQEHLHNYEVERLKLQLSASFITEPQTSETSLTPDKHEVLSECL; encoded by the exons ACAGACAAACTAGACCCAAGCAGAGACACTGTGTTCTTTAGGGACGGAGTACGAAGAATAGACTTTGTGTTGTCCTACGTAGATGACAAGGACGGAGAAAAGAAACAG GAGAGAAGGAGGGCGTTTGAAGCCAACCTGGAGAAAAGAGGACTGGAACTGGAGACAGAAGACAAATCG GACTCCAAGGACCAAAAGACCTATTTCCTAAAGATCCACGCTCCAAGGGATGTACTGGCCACCTACGCTGATGTCTTGAAGATTAAAGTTCCCTTCAAGAAGAGTGACATTCCTCAAAGTCAGGATGTCGCTCTGGAGTGGCTCACGCAGCCTTTTCGACTGCCGGGCAACATCATGCACCCAGAACCGGACTATTTCACCTACCACTTCGACAAGACCAAGACTGACTTCTTCCTCATCGGGGACAAAGACACTTTCTTCCCACCATCCACAAGAAATAGAATT GTGTTCTACATCCTGTCTCGTTGTGCGTACTACAAAGAGGGGCAGAAAGATAGAGAAAAGACGGGAATCAAGCGATTACTCAGCAATGGGACCTACACGGCGGCCTTCCCCCTTCATGAT TGTCGGTACTGGAAAAAGGGCAGAAATGCAGAGGAGCGTTACAACCTGTACAAGCACTGGGCCAGGTTTCTCTGCTTTTATAAAGAGCAGCCCCTCAACCTCAtcaa GAAGTACTACGGAGAAAAGATCGGGATCTACTTTGCCTGGTTGGGTTTCTACACAGAGATGCTCTTTTTGGCAGCTGTTGTGGGCCTTATATGTTTCATCTATGGAGTGCTCAGTTATGATGACAACATAACAAG caaaGAAATATGTGACCCTAAAATAGGAGGCAGTATCATGATGTGTCCTCTTTGCGATAAAAACTGCACTTTCTGGAGGCTCGACTCAACGTGTCTCTCATCCTGG CAATCCCATCTGTTTGATAATGAGGCAACCGTGTTCTTTGCCATGTTTATGGGGATCTGGG TAACTCTGTTTTTGGAGTTCTGGAAGCGGCGCCAGGCCCGGCTGGAGTACGAGTGGGACTTGGTGGACTTTGAAGAGGAACAGCAAGAGCTTCAAACTCGGCCTGAGTTTGAGATCAAATGCACTAACAGGAGACTCAACAAGATCACACAG GAAATGGAGCCATATCTCCCCCTCCACACCAGGTGTGCTCGCTACTGCCTCTCTGGAGCCACTGTTACATTCTGG atttctttgattctgGCCTGTATTACTGGGGTCATAGCATATAGGTTGGCTGTCTATGCATCCTTCGCAAGTATCATTGGCAACCATAAAGGAGAGTCCGGCAACCATAAAAACAAGACCCTGCTAGTCGGCGGATTGATCACCCCACAGCTGGCGACTTCTGTCACCGCTTCCTGCATCAATTTTGTCATCATCATGATCCTTAACTTCTTTTATGAGAAGGTGGCCATCTGGATCACTGATATGG AAATACCAAAAACTCACCTGGAATATGAGAACAGGTTGATTACGAAGATGTTCATGTTCCAGTTTGTCAACTACTACTCCTCCTGCTTCTATGTGGCCTTCTTCAAAGGCAAATTTGTGGGTTACCCGGGTAACTACACATACATGTTTGGCAAATGGAAGAAATTTAGGAATGAGGAG TGTGACCCCGGAGGCTGCCTGATAGAGCTGACCACACAGCTGTTGATCGTCATGGCGGGGAAACAGTTATGGGGGAACATTCAAGAAGCTCTGCTGCC GTTGATGCGTAACTGGTGGAGCAGCAGAAAGGGACGTCACAACCCCGAGAACCATTACAGTCGATGGGAGCAGGATCATGTTCTGCAGAACTTCAGCCAGCTGGGCCTGTTCTACGAGTACCTAGAGATGG TGATCCAGTTTGGCTTCATCACTCTCTTTGTGGCCTCTTTCCCCTTGGCCCCCCTTTTGGCCCTGTTCAACAACATCCTGGAAATCAGGGTGGACGCCTGGAAGTTCACCACCCAGTTTAGGCGACCAGTGGCATCCAAGGCTCGAAACATCGGAGCATGGCAGGAGATCCTAAATTCAGTGGCCATCTTGTCTGTTGTTACCAAt GCTTTCATCATGGCCTTCACCTCAGACATGATCCCCCGTATGGTGTACCTGTATGCCTACAGCAACAGTACCAGCATGAAGGGCTACATCAACAGCAGCCTGTCAGAATACAGAATACCGATACGACCACAAAATATGACTGAGGACAACTGGTTTCGTCACTTCAATACGACCTGCAG ATACCGTGACTACCGGCACCCTCCAGGCCACAAGAACGAGTACACTCACACCATGCAGTTCTGGCACATCCTGGCAGCCAAAATGGCCTTCATTATTATCATGGAA CATGTGGTCTTTGTGGTGAAGTTCTTTATTGCGTGGATGATCCCAGACGTCCCGTCAGATGTGAAGGCGCGCATCAAGCGAGAACGATACCTGATTCAAGAACACCTGCATAACTACGAGGTGGAAAGGCTCAAACTGCAGCTGAGTGCCAGCTTCATCACAGAGCCGCAAACTTCGGAAACGTCGTTGACGCCAGACAAACACGAAGTGCTTTCTGAGTGCCTGTAG